A window of the Miscanthus floridulus cultivar M001 chromosome 14, ASM1932011v1, whole genome shotgun sequence genome harbors these coding sequences:
- the LOC136505178 gene encoding regulatory-associated protein of TOR 1 isoform X2, whose amino-acid sequence MALGDLMASRLVHSSSSSPSPSPSRSTAAAPAPPLPNHHHHHQNHNHAGDGLLAANGPEPRNGLEADADVEKPAPPAYLPQVVVLCEQRHEPDGIDEAAAAAAGPSTSGLVSKWRPKDRMKTGCVALVVCLNISVDPPDVIKISPCARMECWIDPFSMAPPKALDTIGKTLHSQYERWQPKARYKLKLDPTVEEVKNLCNTCRKYARSERVLFHYNGHGVPKPTSNGEIWVFNKSYTQYIPLPITDLESWLKTPSIYVFDCSVAGIIVKAFLERLDWSSSSSASAQKDCILLAACEAHQSLPQSAEFPADLFTACLTTPIKMALHWFCKRSLLRDSLDLSLIDQIPGRQNDRKTLLGELNWIFTAITDTIAWNVLPHDLFQRLFRQDLLVASLFRNFLLAERIMRSASCTPVSYPLLPPTHQHHMWDAWDMAAEICLSKLPELIADPNAEFQPSPFFTEQLTAFEVWLDHGSEDKKPPEQLPIVLQVLLSQSHRFRALVLLGRFLDMGPWAVDLALSVGIFPYVLKLLQTSAMELRQILVFIWTKILSLDKSCQVDLVKDGGHAYFVRFLDSLDAYPEQRAMAAFVLAVIVDGHRTGQEACMNAGLIDVCLRHLQPENPHDSHTEPLLLQWLCLCLGKLWEDFPDVQLLSLQTNTPEFVICLLSEPQPEVRAAAVFALGTLLDTTSNGADDDSDDDEKVKAEINVVRSLLQISSDASPLVRSEVAIALTRFALGHNKHLKSVVAEYWKPQSNSLLKSLPSLANISNPSNVYSPNNILQGSIGPVLRVGSDSSAAGRDGRISTSSPIATSSIMHGSPQSDDSSQHSDSGILLRENASNGGLGYTRSRPVDNVIYSQFISTMCSFAKDPYPRIATIGRRALSLIGVEQVVMKNTRFNSGGAHRGETSASNFGMARSSSWLDTNSGSNLIKFRTPPVSPPQHDYLPGLRRVCSMEFGQHPINSPDGLADPLLSSAAAPSNAELSILPQSTIYNWSCGHFSRPLLTGSDDNEESNARREERERVALDYIAKCQRSSACKMTSQIASWDTRFELGTKTALLLPFSPIVVAADENEQIRVWNYDDALPVNSYQNHNWSDRGLSKLLLINELDESLLLAASSDGNVRVWKNFAQKGGQKLVTAFSSVQGHRAAGHSIVIDWQQQSGYLYASGDMSSILVWDLDKEQLLSTIQSSGDSAISSLSASQVCSGHFAAGFADGSVRIYDVRSPDRVVYMARPHAPRTEKVVGIGFQPGFDPYKIVSASQAGDIQFLDVRRAAEPYLTIEAHRGSLTALAVHRHAPVVASGSAKQMIKVFSLEGEQLTIIRYQPSFMGQRIGSVNCLSFHPYKSLLAAGTGDNGLVSIYAEENYK is encoded by the exons ATGGCATTGGGAGATCTCATGGCGTCCAGGCTCGTccactcctcctcgtcctcgccgtcgccgtcgccgtcgcggtcGACGGCCGCGGCCccggcgccgccgctgcccaatcaccatcaccaccaccagaaCCACAACCATGCTGGGGATGGCCTCCTGGCCGCCAACGGGCCGGAGCCCAGGAACGGGCTGGAGGCTGATGCCGATGTGGAGAAGCCGGCGCCCCCGGCGTACCTGCCCCAGGTGGTCGTGCTGTGCGAGCAGCGCCACGAGCCCGACGGGATCGACGAGGCTGCGGCCGCCGCCGCAGGGCCCTCCACCAGCGGCCTCGTTTCCAAGTGGCGCCCCAAGGACCGG ATGAAGACGGGATGTGTTGCACTTGTAGTATGTTTAAACATAAGTGTGGATCCACCTGATGTAATTAAAATTTCCCCTTGTGCAAGAATGGAGTGCTGGATAG ATCCTTTTTCTATGGCACCTCCTAAAGCCCTTGATACTATTGGAAAAACGTTGCATTCACAGTATGAGCGCTGGCAACCTAAG GCTCGATACAAGCTTAAGCTGGACCCAACAGTGGAGGAAGTTAAGAATCTTTGCAATACTTGCCGCAAATATGCCAGATCAGAGAGAGTCCTTTTCCATTATAATGGCCATGGCGTACCAAAGCCTACATCTAATGGTGAGATTTGGGTGTTTAACAAG AGTTACACACAGTATATTCCACTTCCAATTACTGATCTTGAGTCATGGCTAAAGACACCTTCCATTTATGTTTTTGATTGCTCAGTGGCTGGAATTATTGTGAAAGCTTTTCTAGAG CGCCTAGACTGGAGTTCTAGCTCCTCTGCATCTGCACAGAAGGACTGCATTCTTCTTGCTGCCTGTGAGGCACATCAAAGTCTTCCTCAGAGTGCAGAATTTCCTGCTGATTTGTTTACGGCTTGCCTCACAACACCCATCAAAATGGCTTTGCACtg GTTTTGTAAGCGATCATTACTCCGTGATTCTCTGGATCTTTCTCTTATTGACCAAATTCCTGGAAGGCAAAATGACCGTAAAACTCTTCTTGGGGAGCTCAATTGGATTTTTACTGCTATAACAGATACAATTGCATGGAATGTTCTTCCTCATG ATCTGTTCCAAAGGCTTTTCAGGCAAGATCTTCTTGTTGCTAGTCTCTTTCGTAACTTCTTGCTTGCTGAGAGAATCATGCGATCAGCAAGTTGTACTCCAGTTTCTTATCCGTTGTTACCCCCAACACATCAACACCATATGTG GGATGCATGGGACATGGCTGCTGAGATTTGCCTTTCCAAGCTTCCTGAGTTAATTGCTGATCCAAATGCGGAGTTTCAG CCAAGTCCGTTTTTTACGGAACAGCTGACGGCTTTCGAAGTGTGGCTTGATCATGGCTCCGAGGACAAGAAACCTCCTGAACAGTTACCCATAGTTCTTCAG GTCCTGCTTAGTCAATCACACAGATTTAGAGCGCTTGTTCTGCTCGGAAGATTTCTTGACATGGGGCCATGGGCTGTTGATTTG GCCCTGTCTGTCGGAATATTTCCTTATGTACTCAAACTGCTTCAAACAAGTGCAATGGAGTTGCGTCAAATTCTTGTGTTTATATGGACAAAAATTCTCTCTCTTGATAAG TCGTGCCAGGTTGACTTGGTTAAAGATGGAGGACATGcatattttgttaggtttcttgACAGTTTGGATGCTTACCCAGAACAGCGTGCAATGGCTGCTTTTGTTTTAGCAGTCATTGTGGATGGGCATAGGACGGGTCAAGAGGCTTGTATGAATGCAGGCCTAATAGATGTTTGCCTGCGACACCTGCAACCTGAGAATCCTCATGATTCACATACAGAACCTTTACTTTTACAGTGGCTTTGCTTATGCCTTGGAAAACTCTGGGAAGATTTCCCTGATGTTCAGCTACTTAGTTTGCAAACAAATACACCTGAATTTGTAATATGTTTACTCTCGGAGCCTCAACCTGAG GTCAGAGCTGCTGCTGTTTTTGCACTTGGGACTCTCCTGGATACTACATCAAATGGTGCTGatgatgattctgatgatgatgaaaaggtgAAAGCTGAAATAAATGTAGTTAGAAGCCTTCTGCAGATATCTTCAGATGCTAGTCCCCTTGTTCGATCTGAGGTTGCTATAG CTCTTACTCGCTTTGCGTTGGGTCACAACAAACATCTCAAATCTGTTGTGGCTGAGTATTGGAAACCTCAATCCAATTCATTGCTGAAGTCACTACCATCATTGGCAAATATAAGTAATCCAAGCAATGTTTACAGTCCCAACAATATTCTACAAGGCAGCATTGGTCCTGTGCTGAGGGTTGGCAGTGATAGCAGTGCCGCTGGTCGTGATGGAAGAATTTCTACAAGTAGCCCAATTGCAACAAGTAGCATCATGCATGGCTCTCCCCAGTCAGATGATTCTTCCCAACACTCTGATTCTGGCATATTACTGAGAGAGAATGCTAGTAATGGTGGTCTCGGCTACACTAGGTCGAGGCCTGTTGATAATGTCATTTATTCTCAATTTATATCAACTATGTGTTCTTTTGCTAAAGATCCTTACCCAAGAATTGCAACTATTGGTCGGAGAGCACTGTCCCTTATAGGTGTTGAACAAGTAGTCATGAAAAATACTAGATTTAACAGTGGAGGTGCACATCGGGGAGAGACATCTGCTTCAAACTTTGGAATGGCACGCTCTTCGTCCTGGCTTGATACGAATTCTG GAAGCAACTTGATAAAATTTAGGACCCCTCCTGTTAGCCCCCCTCAGCATGATTATCTTCCAGGATTACGCCGAGTGTGTTCTATGGAGTTTGGACAACATCCTATAAATTCACCTGATGGCTTAGCTGATCCCCTTTTAAGCTCCGCTGCAGCTCCCAGTAATGCTGAACTAAGTATACTTCCCCAATCAACAATTTACAACTGGAGTTGTGGTCACTTCTCTAGGCCTCTTTTAACTGGCTCTGATGATAATGAAGAATCAAATGCCAGAAGGGAAGAGAGAGAACGAGTTGCACTAGATTATATTGCTAAGTGCCAGCGCTCCT CAGCTTGCAAGATGACAAGCCAAATTGCTAGTTGGGATACGAGATTTGAGTTGGGAACAAAAACAGCTTTATTGTTGCCATTTTCTCCAATCGTTGTTGCAGCTGATGAAAATGAGCAAATAAG AGTGTGGAACTACGACGATGCGCTGCCAGTGAACTCTTATCAAAACCATAATTGGTCAGACAGAGGGCTATCCAAACTTTTGTTGATCAATGAGCTTGATGAGAGCTTGCTTTTAGCTGCCTCAA GTGATGGAAATGTACGTGTATGGAAAAATTTTGCTCAAAAGGGAGGACAGAAACTTGTAACGGCTTTCTCATCAGTTCAGGGACATCGAGCTGCTGGTCACAGTATTGTGATTGACTGGCAGCAGCAATCTGGTTATCTT TATGCATCTGGTGACATGTCTTCCATCTTGGTATGGGATCTTGACAAGGAACAACTTCTCAGCACTATTCAGTCATCTGGTGATAGTGCCATTTCTTCACTG TCTGCATCTCAGGTCTGCTCTGGGCATTTTGCTGCTGGTTTTGCTGATGGTTCTGTCAGAATATATGACGTTCGCTCTCCTGATAG GGTTGTCTATATGGCCAGGCCACATGCACCAAGAACAGAAAAGGTTGTAGGCATAGGGTTTCAACCTGGATTTGATCCATACAAG attgtaagtgcatctCAAGCTGGAGACATTCAGTTTCTCGATGTTAGAAGGGCAGCAGAACCCTACCTGACTATTGAGGCACACAGGGGTTCACTTACAGCATTAGCGGTTCATCGGCATGCCCCAGTTGTTGCTAGTGGCTCAGCCAAGCAGATGATTAAAGTGTTTAGTCTTGAAGGAGAGCAGTTGACAATAATTCGCTACCAGCCATCTTTTATGGGCCAAAGAATAGGCAGTGTAAACTGCCTTTCTTTTCACCCATACAAATCACTCCTAGCTGCTGGCACTGGTGATAACGGCCTTGTCTCTATCTACGCTGAGGAAAA
- the LOC136505178 gene encoding regulatory-associated protein of TOR 1 isoform X1, with translation MALGDLMASRLVHSSSSSPSPSPSRSTAAAPAPPLPNHHHHHQNHNHAGDGLLAANGPEPRNGLEADADVEKPAPPAYLPQVVVLCEQRHEPDGIDEAAAAAAGPSTSGLVSKWRPKDRMKTGCVALVVCLNISVDPPDVIKISPCARMECWIDPFSMAPPKALDTIGKTLHSQYERWQPKARYKLKLDPTVEEVKNLCNTCRKYARSERVLFHYNGHGVPKPTSNGEIWVFNKSYTQYIPLPITDLESWLKTPSIYVFDCSVAGIIVKAFLERLDWSSSSSASAQKDCILLAACEAHQSLPQSAEFPADLFTACLTTPIKMALHWFCKRSLLRDSLDLSLIDQIPGRQNDRKTLLGELNWIFTAITDTIAWNVLPHDLFQRLFRQDLLVASLFRNFLLAERIMRSASCTPVSYPLLPPTHQHHMWDAWDMAAEICLSKLPELIADPNAEFQPSPFFTEQLTAFEVWLDHGSEDKKPPEQLPIVLQVLLSQSHRFRALVLLGRFLDMGPWAVDLALSVGIFPYVLKLLQTSAMELRQILVFIWTKILSLDKSCQVDLVKDGGHAYFVRFLDSLDAYPEQRAMAAFVLAVIVDGHRTGQEACMNAGLIDVCLRHLQPENPHDSHTEPLLLQWLCLCLGKLWEDFPDVQLLSLQTNTPEFVICLLSEPQPEVRAAAVFALGTLLDTTSNGADDDSDDDEKVKAEINVVRSLLQISSDASPLVRSEVAIALTRFALGHNKHLKSVVAEYWKPQSNSLLKSLPSLANISNPSNVYSPNNILQGSIGPVLRVGSDSSAAGRDGRISTSSPIATSSIMHGSPQSDDSSQHSDSGILLRENASNGGLGYTRSRPVDNVIYSQFISTMCSFAKDPYPRIATIGRRALSLIGVEQVVMKNTRFNSGGAHRGETSASNFGMARSSSWLDTNSGSNLIKFRTPPVSPPQHDYLPGLRRVCSMEFGQHPINSPDGLADPLLSSAAAPSNAELSILPQSTIYNWSCGHFSRPLLTGSDDNEESNARREERERVALDYIAKCQRSSACKMTSQIASWDTRFELGTKTALLLPFSPIVVAADENEQIRVWNYDDALPVNSYQNHNWSDRGLSKLLLINELDESLLLAASSTPLFSMFFFLHLSSTIALSNFHVAGDGNVRVWKNFAQKGGQKLVTAFSSVQGHRAAGHSIVIDWQQQSGYLYASGDMSSILVWDLDKEQLLSTIQSSGDSAISSLSASQVCSGHFAAGFADGSVRIYDVRSPDRVVYMARPHAPRTEKVVGIGFQPGFDPYKIVSASQAGDIQFLDVRRAAEPYLTIEAHRGSLTALAVHRHAPVVASGSAKQMIKVFSLEGEQLTIIRYQPSFMGQRIGSVNCLSFHPYKSLLAAGTGDNGLVSIYAEENYK, from the exons ATGGCATTGGGAGATCTCATGGCGTCCAGGCTCGTccactcctcctcgtcctcgccgtcgccgtcgccgtcgcggtcGACGGCCGCGGCCccggcgccgccgctgcccaatcaccatcaccaccaccagaaCCACAACCATGCTGGGGATGGCCTCCTGGCCGCCAACGGGCCGGAGCCCAGGAACGGGCTGGAGGCTGATGCCGATGTGGAGAAGCCGGCGCCCCCGGCGTACCTGCCCCAGGTGGTCGTGCTGTGCGAGCAGCGCCACGAGCCCGACGGGATCGACGAGGCTGCGGCCGCCGCCGCAGGGCCCTCCACCAGCGGCCTCGTTTCCAAGTGGCGCCCCAAGGACCGG ATGAAGACGGGATGTGTTGCACTTGTAGTATGTTTAAACATAAGTGTGGATCCACCTGATGTAATTAAAATTTCCCCTTGTGCAAGAATGGAGTGCTGGATAG ATCCTTTTTCTATGGCACCTCCTAAAGCCCTTGATACTATTGGAAAAACGTTGCATTCACAGTATGAGCGCTGGCAACCTAAG GCTCGATACAAGCTTAAGCTGGACCCAACAGTGGAGGAAGTTAAGAATCTTTGCAATACTTGCCGCAAATATGCCAGATCAGAGAGAGTCCTTTTCCATTATAATGGCCATGGCGTACCAAAGCCTACATCTAATGGTGAGATTTGGGTGTTTAACAAG AGTTACACACAGTATATTCCACTTCCAATTACTGATCTTGAGTCATGGCTAAAGACACCTTCCATTTATGTTTTTGATTGCTCAGTGGCTGGAATTATTGTGAAAGCTTTTCTAGAG CGCCTAGACTGGAGTTCTAGCTCCTCTGCATCTGCACAGAAGGACTGCATTCTTCTTGCTGCCTGTGAGGCACATCAAAGTCTTCCTCAGAGTGCAGAATTTCCTGCTGATTTGTTTACGGCTTGCCTCACAACACCCATCAAAATGGCTTTGCACtg GTTTTGTAAGCGATCATTACTCCGTGATTCTCTGGATCTTTCTCTTATTGACCAAATTCCTGGAAGGCAAAATGACCGTAAAACTCTTCTTGGGGAGCTCAATTGGATTTTTACTGCTATAACAGATACAATTGCATGGAATGTTCTTCCTCATG ATCTGTTCCAAAGGCTTTTCAGGCAAGATCTTCTTGTTGCTAGTCTCTTTCGTAACTTCTTGCTTGCTGAGAGAATCATGCGATCAGCAAGTTGTACTCCAGTTTCTTATCCGTTGTTACCCCCAACACATCAACACCATATGTG GGATGCATGGGACATGGCTGCTGAGATTTGCCTTTCCAAGCTTCCTGAGTTAATTGCTGATCCAAATGCGGAGTTTCAG CCAAGTCCGTTTTTTACGGAACAGCTGACGGCTTTCGAAGTGTGGCTTGATCATGGCTCCGAGGACAAGAAACCTCCTGAACAGTTACCCATAGTTCTTCAG GTCCTGCTTAGTCAATCACACAGATTTAGAGCGCTTGTTCTGCTCGGAAGATTTCTTGACATGGGGCCATGGGCTGTTGATTTG GCCCTGTCTGTCGGAATATTTCCTTATGTACTCAAACTGCTTCAAACAAGTGCAATGGAGTTGCGTCAAATTCTTGTGTTTATATGGACAAAAATTCTCTCTCTTGATAAG TCGTGCCAGGTTGACTTGGTTAAAGATGGAGGACATGcatattttgttaggtttcttgACAGTTTGGATGCTTACCCAGAACAGCGTGCAATGGCTGCTTTTGTTTTAGCAGTCATTGTGGATGGGCATAGGACGGGTCAAGAGGCTTGTATGAATGCAGGCCTAATAGATGTTTGCCTGCGACACCTGCAACCTGAGAATCCTCATGATTCACATACAGAACCTTTACTTTTACAGTGGCTTTGCTTATGCCTTGGAAAACTCTGGGAAGATTTCCCTGATGTTCAGCTACTTAGTTTGCAAACAAATACACCTGAATTTGTAATATGTTTACTCTCGGAGCCTCAACCTGAG GTCAGAGCTGCTGCTGTTTTTGCACTTGGGACTCTCCTGGATACTACATCAAATGGTGCTGatgatgattctgatgatgatgaaaaggtgAAAGCTGAAATAAATGTAGTTAGAAGCCTTCTGCAGATATCTTCAGATGCTAGTCCCCTTGTTCGATCTGAGGTTGCTATAG CTCTTACTCGCTTTGCGTTGGGTCACAACAAACATCTCAAATCTGTTGTGGCTGAGTATTGGAAACCTCAATCCAATTCATTGCTGAAGTCACTACCATCATTGGCAAATATAAGTAATCCAAGCAATGTTTACAGTCCCAACAATATTCTACAAGGCAGCATTGGTCCTGTGCTGAGGGTTGGCAGTGATAGCAGTGCCGCTGGTCGTGATGGAAGAATTTCTACAAGTAGCCCAATTGCAACAAGTAGCATCATGCATGGCTCTCCCCAGTCAGATGATTCTTCCCAACACTCTGATTCTGGCATATTACTGAGAGAGAATGCTAGTAATGGTGGTCTCGGCTACACTAGGTCGAGGCCTGTTGATAATGTCATTTATTCTCAATTTATATCAACTATGTGTTCTTTTGCTAAAGATCCTTACCCAAGAATTGCAACTATTGGTCGGAGAGCACTGTCCCTTATAGGTGTTGAACAAGTAGTCATGAAAAATACTAGATTTAACAGTGGAGGTGCACATCGGGGAGAGACATCTGCTTCAAACTTTGGAATGGCACGCTCTTCGTCCTGGCTTGATACGAATTCTG GAAGCAACTTGATAAAATTTAGGACCCCTCCTGTTAGCCCCCCTCAGCATGATTATCTTCCAGGATTACGCCGAGTGTGTTCTATGGAGTTTGGACAACATCCTATAAATTCACCTGATGGCTTAGCTGATCCCCTTTTAAGCTCCGCTGCAGCTCCCAGTAATGCTGAACTAAGTATACTTCCCCAATCAACAATTTACAACTGGAGTTGTGGTCACTTCTCTAGGCCTCTTTTAACTGGCTCTGATGATAATGAAGAATCAAATGCCAGAAGGGAAGAGAGAGAACGAGTTGCACTAGATTATATTGCTAAGTGCCAGCGCTCCT CAGCTTGCAAGATGACAAGCCAAATTGCTAGTTGGGATACGAGATTTGAGTTGGGAACAAAAACAGCTTTATTGTTGCCATTTTCTCCAATCGTTGTTGCAGCTGATGAAAATGAGCAAATAAG AGTGTGGAACTACGACGATGCGCTGCCAGTGAACTCTTATCAAAACCATAATTGGTCAGACAGAGGGCTATCCAAACTTTTGTTGATCAATGAGCTTGATGAGAGCTTGCTTTTAGCTGCCTCAAGTACACCTCTCTTCTCTATGTTTTTCTTTCTACACTTATCTTCTACCATTGCATTGTCTAATTTTCATGTTGCAGGTGATGGAAATGTACGTGTATGGAAAAATTTTGCTCAAAAGGGAGGACAGAAACTTGTAACGGCTTTCTCATCAGTTCAGGGACATCGAGCTGCTGGTCACAGTATTGTGATTGACTGGCAGCAGCAATCTGGTTATCTT TATGCATCTGGTGACATGTCTTCCATCTTGGTATGGGATCTTGACAAGGAACAACTTCTCAGCACTATTCAGTCATCTGGTGATAGTGCCATTTCTTCACTG TCTGCATCTCAGGTCTGCTCTGGGCATTTTGCTGCTGGTTTTGCTGATGGTTCTGTCAGAATATATGACGTTCGCTCTCCTGATAG GGTTGTCTATATGGCCAGGCCACATGCACCAAGAACAGAAAAGGTTGTAGGCATAGGGTTTCAACCTGGATTTGATCCATACAAG attgtaagtgcatctCAAGCTGGAGACATTCAGTTTCTCGATGTTAGAAGGGCAGCAGAACCCTACCTGACTATTGAGGCACACAGGGGTTCACTTACAGCATTAGCGGTTCATCGGCATGCCCCAGTTGTTGCTAGTGGCTCAGCCAAGCAGATGATTAAAGTGTTTAGTCTTGAAGGAGAGCAGTTGACAATAATTCGCTACCAGCCATCTTTTATGGGCCAAAGAATAGGCAGTGTAAACTGCCTTTCTTTTCACCCATACAAATCACTCCTAGCTGCTGGCACTGGTGATAACGGCCTTGTCTCTATCTACGCTGAGGAAAA